In Bacillota bacterium, the sequence ATCTACTGCAATGAAAATCAATGCAACCTTAGGTTTGATCGGACCGACTGTGCTGATGATAGTCAGCACTCTAGGATTAATTGGACTTTCAGAACAAGTATCCTACGCAAAAATGTTAATAATTGCGTTAGGGGTGTTATTAATTTTTTATGGAACCCGCTAAAAAAAGAGAGGTATCCCAGTCTCGCCAAA encodes:
- a CDS encoding YqhV family protein; amino-acid sequence: MQTEWRIVLSMAVMRVLAGAIEITAALLMIKFARVSTAMKINATLGLIGPTVLMIVSTLGLIGLSEQVSYAKMLIIALGVLLIFYGTR